A part of Anabas testudineus chromosome 9, fAnaTes1.2, whole genome shotgun sequence genomic DNA contains:
- the LOC113150202 gene encoding polyadenylate-binding protein-interacting protein 2 has translation MKDPSLSNVAPNMRTSGEVILGSLSEENPFAEYMWMENEEEFNRQVEEELWEEEFIERCFQEMLEEEQWEWFIPSRDLPPQTISQLQEQISLLGLDADADADFDVVINSSLNPNAKEFTPGIQKHVM, from the exons ATGAAAGATCCGAGTCTCAGCAACGTCGCCCCGAACATGAGGACCAGCGGGGAGGTGATCCTGGGCAGCCTCTCCGAGGAGAACCCGTTCGCCGAGTACATGTGGATGGAGAACGAGGAGGAGTTCAACCGGCAG gtggaggaggaactGTGGGAGGAGGAGTTCATCGAGCGCTGCTTCCAGGagatgctggaggaggagcagtgGGAGTGGTTCATCCCGTCCAGAGACCTCCCTCCTCAGACAATCAGTCAGCTGCAGGAGCAGATCAGTCTCCTGGGTCTGGACGCAGATGCAGATGCAGACTTTGATGTTGTG atcaacagcagccTGAACCCCAATGCTAAGGAGTTCACCCCAGGTATCCAGAAACATGTCATGTGA
- the neurog1 gene encoding neurogenin-1, producing the protein MEPVYSDIDSSSCDFFPHTDDEDSRGSLCSPGSSPLCPPRSPEQQQQQKKRRRGRARSEATVQVVKKNRRLKANDRERNRMHNLNDALDALRGVLPAFPDETKLTKIETLRFAHNYIWALSETIRIADLQAGKTGDAPLLLSPGSDACSWSSSGSSSSSSSPAYCASSPGSPAAPEDYSYLQQDALYGFHSFVPGIY; encoded by the coding sequence ATGGAGCCCGTTTACTCCGACATCGACAGCAGCAGCTGCGACTTCTTCCCGCACACCGACGACGAGGACTCCCGCGGCAGCCTGTGCTCCCCGGGCTCCTCTCCGCTCTGCCCGCCGCGCTCCccggagcagcagcagcagcagaagaagcgGCGCCGCGGCCGCGCCCGCAGCGAAGCCACCGTGCAGGTGGTGAAGAAGAACCGGCGCTTGAAGGCCAACGACCGGGAGAGGAACCGCATGCACAACCTGAACGATGCGCTGGACGCGCTGCGCGGGGTGCTGCCGGCCTTCCCGGACGAGACCAAGCTCACCAAAATCGAGACTCTGCGCTTTGCGCACAACTACATCTGGGCGCTGTCAGAGACGATCCGCATCGCCGACCTGCAGGCGGGGAAGACCGGCGACGCCCCGCTGCTGCTGAGCCCCGGCAGCGACGCCTGCTCCTGGAGCTCCAGCGGCTCCtcgtcctcgtcctcctccCCGGCTTACTGCGCCTCCAGCCCGGGCAGCCCCGCCGCTCCGGAGGACTACAGCTACCTGCAGCAGGACGCTCTGTACGGTTTCCACAGCTTCGTGCCGGGCATCTACTGA